One Opitutaceae bacterium genomic window, ACGAGGATTATCTCTGTCCGAGTCTCTTTGCCACCATGCATGAGTTTGGTCACGGACTCTACGAGCATCAGGTTGCCCGCGAGTTGGAGCGTTCGCCGCTCTGCCGCGGTACTTCCCTCGGCCTGCACGAATCACAAAGCCGGCTCTGGGAGAACCTGGTCGGCCGCAGCCGTCCGTTCTGGTCGTTTGCCTATCCGAAGCTGCAGGCCGTCTGGCCGGACGCCTTGGGCAGGGTGGAAATGGAGACCTTCTATCGGGCCATCAATCGGGTCAGTGCGTCCTTTATCCGGGTGGAGGCGGACGAGGCCACCTACGCCCTGCATATCATCCTCCGCTTCGGCATGGAGAGGGAGATCATTGCCGGGAAGATCGCGTTGAAGGACGTGGCCGAGGTCTGGCGGGAACGGTTCAAGTCCCTGTTCGGTATCGACGTCCCCGACGATGCTCGCGGCGTGCTTCAGGACGTGCACTGGTCGGCTGGTTTGTTCGGCTATTTTCCGACCTATGCGCTCGGCAGCATCATCAGTTCCCAGATTTGGGAGAAGATCACCGAGTCGATGCCGGATATCCATGCACAGCTCGCCGCCGGGGAGTTCGCACCCCTGCGGGAGTGGTTGCGCGAGAACCTCCACCGCCACGGGCGGAAATTCACCCCGACGGAAACCATGCAGCGACTGGTCGGAGGTCCGATCGATGTCGGTCCGTTCGTTCGCTACCTGACCTCGAAGTTCGGCGAAATCTATCAGCTCTGATTCTCTGGCGATGAGACAGGCCGACCCGATGCGGATCAAGCTGAGCGATGAACGGAAGGATGTGCTCCTGAGCCAGTTGGTGGCCTTTTACCGGGACGAGTTCGACGAGGATCTGAGCGGATTCCGGGCGGAGCAATTGCTGACTTTCTTTGTCAGGAAGCTCGGCCC contains:
- a CDS encoding DUF2164 domain-containing protein — protein: MRQADPMRIKLSDERKDVLLSQLVAFYRDEFDEDLSGFRAEQLLTFFVRKLGPQVYNQAIQDARAFMLLKLEDLDAEFHEEDPDVR